From the genome of Prevotella herbatica, one region includes:
- a CDS encoding outer membrane beta-barrel protein, giving the protein MKKVIIALLMIMATTDMNSQTKFSVEAGPQYSPDFSWRIGGNADIPISSRLSVVPGLYLSNRHRVTKENYSYEEGETRHTYSKESSFHANYITLPLRLGIRIGRLNAVNSKWQILVGPYIAYGTNGSGTMTKIENGIRSQTKYSPFEINGMVTSRWDYGFDSEIQYTYKNKIKLGAFMESGFKKLYQSDNDLGKVLDELFKINTINITAGIIVGYQF; this is encoded by the coding sequence ATGAAAAAAGTAATTATTGCATTATTGATGATAATGGCAACTACAGACATGAACTCACAAACTAAATTTAGCGTTGAAGCAGGACCACAGTATTCACCAGATTTTTCATGGCGCATAGGTGGTAATGCAGACATTCCTATATCAAGCAGGTTATCTGTTGTGCCAGGATTGTATTTATCAAACAGACACAGAGTAACAAAAGAAAATTATAGTTATGAAGAGGGAGAAACACGACATACATATTCCAAAGAGTCTTCTTTCCATGCAAATTACATCACTTTGCCATTAAGACTAGGCATTAGGATTGGCAGACTTAATGCCGTCAACAGCAAATGGCAGATTCTTGTAGGTCCTTATATCGCTTACGGAACTAACGGAAGTGGAACTATGACAAAAATAGAGAATGGCATTAGGAGTCAGACAAAGTATAGTCCGTTTGAAATTAACGGTATGGTAACAAGCCGTTGGGATTACGGATTTGATTCAGAAATACAATACACTTACAAAAACAAGATCAAACTTGGAGCTTTTATGGAAAGCGGTTTCAAGAAATTGTATCAGTCTGACAACGATTTAGGAAAGGTTCTTGATGAACTTTTTAAAATAAATACGATTAATATCACTGCCGGAATTATTGTAGGATATCAGTTCTAA
- the gap gene encoding type I glyceraldehyde-3-phosphate dehydrogenase — translation MIKIGINGFGRIGRFVFRATLEEANAKDVVVVGINDLCPVDYLAYMLKYDTMHGQFQGTIEANVEKSQLIVNGNVIRVTAERNPADLKWDAVGAEYVVESTGLFLTKEKSQGHIDAGAKYVVMSAPSKDDTPMFVCGVNFDKYVKGAKFVSNASCTTNCLAPIAKVLNDKFGIADGLMTTVHSTTATQKTVDGPSVKDWRGGRAASGNIIPSSTGAAKAVGKVIPELNGKLTGMSMRVPTLDVSVVDLTVNLVKPATYAEICAAMKAASEKELAGVLGYTEEAVVSSDFLGCPLTSIFDAKAGIALTDTFVKVVSWYDNEIGYSHKVVELIKHMAKVNG, via the coding sequence ATGATTAAAATTGGTATTAACGGTTTCGGTCGTATTGGCCGTTTCGTTTTCCGTGCAACTCTTGAAGAGGCAAACGCAAAAGATGTAGTAGTTGTAGGTATCAACGACCTTTGTCCTGTTGATTACTTGGCTTACATGCTTAAGTACGATACAATGCACGGTCAGTTCCAGGGAACTATCGAGGCTAATGTTGAGAAGTCTCAGCTAATCGTAAACGGTAACGTTATCCGTGTAACTGCAGAGCGCAACCCAGCTGACTTGAAGTGGGACGCTGTTGGTGCTGAATACGTTGTTGAGTCTACAGGTCTTTTCCTTACAAAGGAGAAGAGCCAGGGTCACATCGACGCAGGTGCTAAGTATGTAGTTATGTCAGCTCCTTCTAAGGATGATACTCCAATGTTTGTTTGTGGTGTAAACTTCGACAAATATGTTAAGGGTGCTAAGTTCGTTTCTAACGCTTCTTGTACTACTAACTGTCTTGCTCCTATCGCTAAGGTTCTTAACGATAAGTTCGGTATCGCTGATGGTTTGATGACAACTGTTCACTCTACAACAGCTACTCAGAAGACTGTTGATGGTCCTTCTGTAAAGGATTGGCGTGGTGGTCGTGCTGCTTCTGGCAACATCATCCCTTCTTCTACTGGTGCTGCTAAGGCTGTAGGTAAGGTTATCCCTGAGCTTAACGGTAAGTTGACTGGTATGTCTATGCGTGTTCCTACTCTTGACGTATCTGTTGTTGACCTTACAGTTAACTTGGTTAAGCCTGCTACATACGCAGAGATTTGTGCTGCAATGAAGGCTGCTTCTGAGAAAGAGCTTGCTGGCGTTCTTGGTTATACTGAAGAGGCTGTAGTTTCTTCTGATTTCCTTGGTTGCCCATTGACATCTATCTTCGACGCTAAGGCTGGTATCGCTCTTACTGATACATTCGTAAAGGTTGTATCTTGGTATGACAACGAGATTGGTTATAGCCACAAGGTTGTTGAGCTTATCAAGCACATGGCTAAGGTTAACGGTTAA
- the mscL gene encoding large-conductance mechanosensitive channel protein MscL — MGKFISEFKEFAVKGNAVDMAIGIIIGAAFGKIVSSIVDDIIMPPIGWLIKGVNFSDLKFKLPSVYIPGMEKIPSVTINYGHFLQAMLNFVIVAFCVFLIVKTINKITNNNKVKKPAAPSKEEQLLSEIRDLLKEKQNTDKDN; from the coding sequence ATGGGTAAATTCATCAGTGAATTCAAAGAGTTTGCCGTCAAAGGCAATGCTGTAGACATGGCTATCGGTATCATCATCGGTGCAGCTTTCGGCAAAATAGTAAGTAGCATTGTTGATGACATCATCATGCCACCTATTGGTTGGCTTATCAAAGGAGTAAACTTCTCTGACTTAAAATTCAAATTGCCTTCTGTATACATTCCCGGAATGGAAAAGATTCCTTCTGTAACTATCAACTATGGGCATTTTCTACAAGCTATGCTTAACTTTGTCATAGTCGCATTCTGTGTGTTCTTAATCGTTAAGACAATAAATAAAATCACTAATAACAATAAAGTCAAGAAGCCAGCAGCTCCTTCAAAAGAAGAACAGTTGCTATCTGAAATACGCGACCTATTGAAAGAAAAACAGAATACAGACAAAGATAATTGA